From one Anopheles bellator chromosome 1, idAnoBellAS_SP24_06.2, whole genome shotgun sequence genomic stretch:
- the LOC131206250 gene encoding uncharacterized protein LOC131206250 isoform X3, which translates to MDRSPARSSLSRVDSEDSPVEFITVADSDMSDVSPATPEKKPKKKRSGLSFKKIRSNAQKLIPGVRRTKKSSAVEGESAGVVTENERDTDTPSPPAAPIETVEPATLKSTESLPAIKEDPREVLGGTRSDEDMLAADGKARQKKVRKPSRAASFMKKLAGRAKSSKVAPNASAEPEADAVSSGTLETPLSIKRQTPEGAILNVSESELYPDAMDGDEGTSVDPPQPAVSLLIRQLEAEPRTLRPKRTEMKITLTRNTDDIEIIDGGGDGGGPATTNIETSNGRLRSAGGGGGGVHRQSPQNESSSLSSSAKPISPFPQPAAAAEPIATATTTTQSGAAIAKESFGVEQSSVTQSRPTVSADQQRLSSLLSGDYIAEINKFSIEKLGSGKEELPPPPVPSPRGSLSIREKFFHPLAPPSAATAAASSSVSTSVVVGGDESTEDFMRKSKGAAAAAGRSKGGGATGKGQASKDQTVEQSGAGGEVAAGSNSSGGGGAEGPTTTTTTTVRTQEASKPYQLGNSLKNPNNSGFKSIEGGPSAAGSSADSGRQDDGPAPKIVFDIGTQANMAGTAPAEKREHLYKILVIGELGTGKTSFIKRYVHQFFSQNYRATIGVDFALKVLNWDQSTIIRLQLWDIAGQERFGNMTRVYYKEAVGAFIVFDVTRSATFDAVIKWKQDLDSKVQLPDGKPIPCILLANKSDQQKQGIVTTPAKLDEYVKEHGFAGWFETSAKENVNIEEAAKSLVNKILMNDKLLNTGEVADSERFALAGSSKADVDQKKSCPC; encoded by the exons ATGGACCGATCACCGGCACGATCATCGCTCTCCCGAGTGGACTCGGAGGACAGTCCGGTCGAGTTTATTACCGTAGCCGACTCGGACATGTCGGATGTGTCGCCCGCCACCCCGGagaagaaaccgaagaagaagcgcagTGGCCTCTCGTTCAAGAAGATCCGCAGCAACGCTCAGAAGCTCATCCCGGGCGTACGGCGGACCAAGAAATCCAGCGCCGTCGAGGGCGAGTCTGCCGGTGTCGTCACGGAGAATGAGCGCGACACGGACACTCCATCACCGCCAGCGGCGCCGATCGAAACGGTGGAACCGGCCACCCTGAAGTCCACCGAAAGTCTGCCCGCCATCAAGGAGGACCCGCGGGAGGTGCTGGGTGGTACCCGGTCGGACGAGGACATGTTGGCCGCCGATGGGAAAGCGCGCCAGAAGAAGGTCCGCAAACCGAGCCGGGCCGCCAGCTTCATGAAGAAGCTGGCCGGGCGAGCCAAATCGTCCAAGGTGGCACCCAACGCCAGCGCGGAGCCCGAAGCGGACGCCGTATCGTCCGGAACGCTCGAGACACCGCTCAGCATCAAGCGCCAAACGCCCGAGGGGGCCATCTTGAACGTGTCCGAGTCGGAACTGTACCCGGATGCTATGGATGGGGACGAGGGTACGTCGGTGGACCCACCGCAACCGGCGGTGTCGCTGCTGATCCGGCAGCTCGAAGCCGAACCGAGGACACTGCGACCCAAGCGGACCGAAATGAAAATCACACTCACCCGGAACACGGACGACATCGAGatcatcgacggcggcggtgacggcggtggcccggcCACGACGAACATTGAAACCAGTAATG GTCGGCTTCGGagcgctggcggcggcggcggcggtgttcATCGTCAATCGCCCCAGAATgaatcgtcgtcgctgtcatCGTCGGCTAAACCAATTAGTCCGTTCCCtcagccggcagcagcagcagaaccgaTTGCGACGGCGACTACGACGACGCAATCGGGCGCCGCGATCGCGAAGGAATCATTCGGTGTCGAGCAGTCGAGCGTCACGCAGTCGCGGCCGACGGTTAGCGCGGATCAGCAGCGGTTGTCGAGCTTGCTGAGCGGTGACTACATAGCGGAGATCAATAAGTTTTCGATCGAGAAACTCGGCTCGGGCAAGGAGgagctgccaccgccaccggtaccgTCCCCGCGCGGTTCGCTGTCGAtacgggaaaagtttttccacccattAGCGCCCCCCTCGGCCGCGACCGctgcggcgtcgtcgtcggtgtcaacgtcggtcgtcgtcggcggcgacgagaGTACGGAGGATTTTATGAGGAAATCGAAGGgagccgccgcagcagcaggccgcTCGAAGGGAGGTGGTGCCACCGGCAAAGGCCAGGCCAGCAAGGACCAGACGGTGGAGCAGAGTGGTGCAGGCGGAGAAGTAGCAGCAGGGAGCAAcagcagtggtggtggtggtgctgaaggcccaacgacgacgacaacgacgacggtgcgcaCGCAGGAAGCGTCCAAACCGTACCAGCTCGGCAACAGTCTGAAGAACCCGAACAATTCCGGATTTAAGTCGATCGAAGGAGGACCTTCCGCCGCGGGAAGCAGTGCCGATTCGGGCCGGCAGGACGACGGCCCGGCGCCGAAGATCGTGTTCGATATCGGAACGCAG GCAAACATGGCAGGAACGGCACCGGCCGAGAAGCGGGAGCATCTCTACAAAATCCTCGTCATCGGTGAGCTCGGGACGGGCAAAACGTCGTTCATCAAGCGGTACGTGCACCAGTTCTTTAGCCAAAACTATCGCGCCACGATCGGGGTGGATTTTGCGCTGAAGGTGCTCAACTGGGACCAGAGCACCATCATCCGGCTGCAGCTGTGGGATATTGCCG GCCAAGAGCGGTTCGGTAACATGACACGAGTGTACTACAAGGAAGCGGTCGGTGCGTTCATCGTGTTTGACGTGACGCGCAGTGCCACCTTCGATGCGGTGATCAAGTGGAAGCAGGACCTCGACTCGAAAGTGCAGCTACCAGACGGCAAACCGATCCCGTGCATACTCTTAGCGAACAAG AGCGACCAGCAGAAGCAGGGAATCGTCACGACGCCGGCCAAGCTGGATGAGTACGTCAAGGAGCACGGGTTCGCCGGGTGGTTCGAGACGTCGGCCAAGGAGAACGTCAACATCGAGGAAGCGGCCAAATCGTTAGTCAATAAG ATTTTAATGAATGACAAACTGCTAAACACCGGTGAGGTCGCCGATTCGGAACGGTTTGCGCTGGCCGGTAGCAGTAAGGCTGACGTTGACCAGAAAAAGTCCTGTCCCTGCTGA
- the LOC131205950 gene encoding mitochondrial folate transporter/carrier, with translation MATTLKNHKTVVAAAAAKAGAAGAGGGNFGWLAHVKYEHLVAGISGGVTSTLLLHPLDLIKIRFAVNDGRTASVPQYRGLTSAFLTIFRQEGVRGLYKGVTPNMWGSGSAWGFYFMFYNTIKTWIQDGNTAQPLGPSLHMLAAAEAGVLTLAMTNPIWVVKTRLCLQCDDRVKAGSGTGYAGMVDGLTKIYRTEGIRGLYRGFIPGMFGVSHGALQFMTYEEMKNKYNQKRMRPIDSKLTTAEYLTFAAISKLIAAAGTYPYQVIRARLQDQNHTYKGTWDCVKQTWRYESWRGFYKGLGPNLTRVVPATMVTFLTYENVSHYLLDRSKARSVH, from the exons ATGGCAACGACGttgaaaaatcacaaaacagTCGTAGCAGCCGCGGCGGCGAAggccggtgctgccggagccggaggtgGCAACTTCGGATGGTTAGCTCACGTCAAGTACGAACACCTGGTGGCCGGCATATCCGGCGGTGTCACATCCACCCTTCTGTTGCATCCGCTTGATTTGATCAAGATTCGTTTTGCGGTGAACGATGGCCGCACGGCTTCGGTTCCACAGTACCGCGGGCTTACCAGCGCGTTCCTTACCATCTTCCGCCAGGAAGGCGTACGTGGGCTGTACAAAGGCGTCACACCGAACATGTGGGGCTCGGGCAGTGCCTGGGGGTTTTACTTTATGTT CTACAACACCATCAAAACGTGGATACAGGATGGAAATACGGCACAGCCCTTGGGACCGTCACTGCACATGCTGGCCGCAGCCGAAGCGGGCGTACTGACGCTGGCCATGACCAATCCGATCTGGGTGGTGAAGACTAGGCTGTGTCTACAGTGCGACGATCGTGTCAAAGCCGGTTCCGGTACCGGTTATGCCGGTATGGTCGATGGGCTCACAAAAATCTATCGTACGGAAGGCATCCGTGGTCTCTATCGA GGATTCATACCTGGAATGTTCGGTGTATCGCACGGAGCACTGCAGTTTATGACCTACGAAGAGATGAAGAACAAGTACAATCAGAAGCGGATGCGACCAATCGACTCCAAACTG ACTACCGCTGAATATTTAACGTTCGCCGCCATCTCCAAGCTGATCGCTGCGGCCGGCACATACCCGTACCAGGTGATCCGAGCTCGCCTCCAGGACCAGAACCACACCTACAAGGGTACCTGGGACTGTGTAAAGCAGACATGGAG ATATGAATCGTGGCGCGGATTCTATAAGGGTCTCGGTCCGAACCTGACCCGGGTCGTCCCGGCGACGATGGTTACGTTCCTAACGTACGAAAATGTATCACACTATCTGTTGGATAGGAGCAAAGCCAGAAGCGTGCATTAG
- the LOC131206250 gene encoding uncharacterized protein LOC131206250 isoform X1, with protein MDRSPARSSLSRVDSEDSPVEFITVADSDMSDVSPATPEKKPKKKRSGLSFKKIRSNAQKLIPGVRRTKKSSAVEGESAGVVTENERDTDTPSPPAAPIETVEPATLKSTESLPAIKEDPREVLGGTRSDEDMLAADGKARQKKVRKPSRAASFMKKLAGRAKSSKVAPNASAEPEADAVSSGTLETPLSIKRQTPEGAILNVSESELYPDAMDGDEGTSVDPPQPAVSLLIRQLEAEPRTLRPKRTEMKITLTRNTDDIEIIDGGGDGGGPATTNIETSNGRLRSAGGGGGGVHRQSPQNESSSLSSSAKPISPFPQPAAAAEPIATATTTTQSGAAIAKESFGVEQSSVTQSRPTVSADQQRLSSLLSGDYIAEINKFSIEKLGSGKEELPPPPVPSPRGSLSIREKFFHPLAPPSAATAAASSSVSTSVVVGGDESTEDFMRKSKGAAAAAGRSKGGGATGKGQASKDQTVEQSGAGGEVAAGSNSSGGGGAEGPTTTTTTTVRTQEASKPYQLGNSLKNPNNSGFKSIEGGPSAAGSSADSGRQDDGPAPKIVFDIGTQVRPDRTSTIAGQSVVGQTLTAPLVGEGGGGGSGALSGTFSSFGGSYDGAEPASDSQGDGSRRRIAYVEQPTFYTPEEEELLTGKASSLLSSALESTSPEYSLESADYLDSKMPPHGDLLLEKGATDREVANMAGTAPAEKREHLYKILVIGELGTGKTSFIKRYVHQFFSQNYRATIGVDFALKVLNWDQSTIIRLQLWDIAGQERFGNMTRVYYKEAVGAFIVFDVTRSATFDAVIKWKQDLDSKVQLPDGKPIPCILLANKSDQQKQGIVTTPAKLDEYVKEHGFAGWFETSAKENVNIEEAAKSLVNKILMNDKLLNTGEVADSERFALAGSSKADVDQKKSCPC; from the exons ATGGACCGATCACCGGCACGATCATCGCTCTCCCGAGTGGACTCGGAGGACAGTCCGGTCGAGTTTATTACCGTAGCCGACTCGGACATGTCGGATGTGTCGCCCGCCACCCCGGagaagaaaccgaagaagaagcgcagTGGCCTCTCGTTCAAGAAGATCCGCAGCAACGCTCAGAAGCTCATCCCGGGCGTACGGCGGACCAAGAAATCCAGCGCCGTCGAGGGCGAGTCTGCCGGTGTCGTCACGGAGAATGAGCGCGACACGGACACTCCATCACCGCCAGCGGCGCCGATCGAAACGGTGGAACCGGCCACCCTGAAGTCCACCGAAAGTCTGCCCGCCATCAAGGAGGACCCGCGGGAGGTGCTGGGTGGTACCCGGTCGGACGAGGACATGTTGGCCGCCGATGGGAAAGCGCGCCAGAAGAAGGTCCGCAAACCGAGCCGGGCCGCCAGCTTCATGAAGAAGCTGGCCGGGCGAGCCAAATCGTCCAAGGTGGCACCCAACGCCAGCGCGGAGCCCGAAGCGGACGCCGTATCGTCCGGAACGCTCGAGACACCGCTCAGCATCAAGCGCCAAACGCCCGAGGGGGCCATCTTGAACGTGTCCGAGTCGGAACTGTACCCGGATGCTATGGATGGGGACGAGGGTACGTCGGTGGACCCACCGCAACCGGCGGTGTCGCTGCTGATCCGGCAGCTCGAAGCCGAACCGAGGACACTGCGACCCAAGCGGACCGAAATGAAAATCACACTCACCCGGAACACGGACGACATCGAGatcatcgacggcggcggtgacggcggtggcccggcCACGACGAACATTGAAACCAGTAATG GTCGGCTTCGGagcgctggcggcggcggcggcggtgttcATCGTCAATCGCCCCAGAATgaatcgtcgtcgctgtcatCGTCGGCTAAACCAATTAGTCCGTTCCCtcagccggcagcagcagcagaaccgaTTGCGACGGCGACTACGACGACGCAATCGGGCGCCGCGATCGCGAAGGAATCATTCGGTGTCGAGCAGTCGAGCGTCACGCAGTCGCGGCCGACGGTTAGCGCGGATCAGCAGCGGTTGTCGAGCTTGCTGAGCGGTGACTACATAGCGGAGATCAATAAGTTTTCGATCGAGAAACTCGGCTCGGGCAAGGAGgagctgccaccgccaccggtaccgTCCCCGCGCGGTTCGCTGTCGAtacgggaaaagtttttccacccattAGCGCCCCCCTCGGCCGCGACCGctgcggcgtcgtcgtcggtgtcaacgtcggtcgtcgtcggcggcgacgagaGTACGGAGGATTTTATGAGGAAATCGAAGGgagccgccgcagcagcaggccgcTCGAAGGGAGGTGGTGCCACCGGCAAAGGCCAGGCCAGCAAGGACCAGACGGTGGAGCAGAGTGGTGCAGGCGGAGAAGTAGCAGCAGGGAGCAAcagcagtggtggtggtggtgctgaaggcccaacgacgacgacaacgacgacggtgcgcaCGCAGGAAGCGTCCAAACCGTACCAGCTCGGCAACAGTCTGAAGAACCCGAACAATTCCGGATTTAAGTCGATCGAAGGAGGACCTTCCGCCGCGGGAAGCAGTGCCGATTCGGGCCGGCAGGACGACGGCCCGGCGCCGAAGATCGTGTTCGATATCGGAACGCAGGTACGCCCCGATAGAACCTCCACCATCGCCGGTCAGTCCGTCGTCGGTCagacgctcacggcgccccTAGTCGGCGaggggggcggcggcggcagtggtgCCCTTTCCGGGACGTTCTCCTCGTTCGGGGGCTCGTACGACGGCGCGGAGCCGGCCAGTGACAGCCAGGGCGACGGGTCGCGGCGACGCATAGCGTACGTTGAGCAGCCGACCTTCTACACGCCCGAGGAGGAGGAACTGCTCACCGGCAAAGCGTCGTCCCTGCTGTCGAGTGCGCTCGAGTCCACCAGCCCCGAGTACTCGCTAGAATCGGCCGACTATCTCGACAGCAAAATGCCCCCGCACGGTGATTTACTGCTCGAGAAGGgggccaccgaccgggaagTG GCAAACATGGCAGGAACGGCACCGGCCGAGAAGCGGGAGCATCTCTACAAAATCCTCGTCATCGGTGAGCTCGGGACGGGCAAAACGTCGTTCATCAAGCGGTACGTGCACCAGTTCTTTAGCCAAAACTATCGCGCCACGATCGGGGTGGATTTTGCGCTGAAGGTGCTCAACTGGGACCAGAGCACCATCATCCGGCTGCAGCTGTGGGATATTGCCG GCCAAGAGCGGTTCGGTAACATGACACGAGTGTACTACAAGGAAGCGGTCGGTGCGTTCATCGTGTTTGACGTGACGCGCAGTGCCACCTTCGATGCGGTGATCAAGTGGAAGCAGGACCTCGACTCGAAAGTGCAGCTACCAGACGGCAAACCGATCCCGTGCATACTCTTAGCGAACAAG AGCGACCAGCAGAAGCAGGGAATCGTCACGACGCCGGCCAAGCTGGATGAGTACGTCAAGGAGCACGGGTTCGCCGGGTGGTTCGAGACGTCGGCCAAGGAGAACGTCAACATCGAGGAAGCGGCCAAATCGTTAGTCAATAAG ATTTTAATGAATGACAAACTGCTAAACACCGGTGAGGTCGCCGATTCGGAACGGTTTGCGCTGGCCGGTAGCAGTAAGGCTGACGTTGACCAGAAAAAGTCCTGTCCCTGCTGA
- the LOC131206250 gene encoding ras-related protein Rab-32 isoform X5, which translates to MAGTAPAEKREHLYKILVIGELGTGKTSFIKRYVHQFFSQNYRATIGVDFALKVLNWDQSTIIRLQLWDIAGQERFGNMTRVYYKEAVGAFIVFDVTRSATFDAVIKWKQDLDSKVQLPDGKPIPCILLANKSDQQKQGIVTTPAKLDEYVKEHGFAGWFETSAKENVNIEEAAKSLVNKILMNDKLLNTGEVADSERFALAGSSKADVDQKKSCPC; encoded by the exons ATGGCAGGAACGGCACCGGCCGAGAAGCGGGAGCATCTCTACAAAATCCTCGTCATCGGTGAGCTCGGGACGGGCAAAACGTCGTTCATCAAGCGGTACGTGCACCAGTTCTTTAGCCAAAACTATCGCGCCACGATCGGGGTGGATTTTGCGCTGAAGGTGCTCAACTGGGACCAGAGCACCATCATCCGGCTGCAGCTGTGGGATATTGCCG GCCAAGAGCGGTTCGGTAACATGACACGAGTGTACTACAAGGAAGCGGTCGGTGCGTTCATCGTGTTTGACGTGACGCGCAGTGCCACCTTCGATGCGGTGATCAAGTGGAAGCAGGACCTCGACTCGAAAGTGCAGCTACCAGACGGCAAACCGATCCCGTGCATACTCTTAGCGAACAAG AGCGACCAGCAGAAGCAGGGAATCGTCACGACGCCGGCCAAGCTGGATGAGTACGTCAAGGAGCACGGGTTCGCCGGGTGGTTCGAGACGTCGGCCAAGGAGAACGTCAACATCGAGGAAGCGGCCAAATCGTTAGTCAATAAG ATTTTAATGAATGACAAACTGCTAAACACCGGTGAGGTCGCCGATTCGGAACGGTTTGCGCTGGCCGGTAGCAGTAAGGCTGACGTTGACCAGAAAAAGTCCTGTCCCTGCTGA
- the LOC131206250 gene encoding ras-related protein Rab-32 isoform X4, producing the protein MVSSDGLRAASPYSKANMAGTAPAEKREHLYKILVIGELGTGKTSFIKRYVHQFFSQNYRATIGVDFALKVLNWDQSTIIRLQLWDIAGQERFGNMTRVYYKEAVGAFIVFDVTRSATFDAVIKWKQDLDSKVQLPDGKPIPCILLANKSDQQKQGIVTTPAKLDEYVKEHGFAGWFETSAKENVNIEEAAKSLVNKILMNDKLLNTGEVADSERFALAGSSKADVDQKKSCPC; encoded by the exons ATGGTTTCTTCGGATGGGTTGCGGGCCGCGAGTCCCTACAGCAAG GCAAACATGGCAGGAACGGCACCGGCCGAGAAGCGGGAGCATCTCTACAAAATCCTCGTCATCGGTGAGCTCGGGACGGGCAAAACGTCGTTCATCAAGCGGTACGTGCACCAGTTCTTTAGCCAAAACTATCGCGCCACGATCGGGGTGGATTTTGCGCTGAAGGTGCTCAACTGGGACCAGAGCACCATCATCCGGCTGCAGCTGTGGGATATTGCCG GCCAAGAGCGGTTCGGTAACATGACACGAGTGTACTACAAGGAAGCGGTCGGTGCGTTCATCGTGTTTGACGTGACGCGCAGTGCCACCTTCGATGCGGTGATCAAGTGGAAGCAGGACCTCGACTCGAAAGTGCAGCTACCAGACGGCAAACCGATCCCGTGCATACTCTTAGCGAACAAG AGCGACCAGCAGAAGCAGGGAATCGTCACGACGCCGGCCAAGCTGGATGAGTACGTCAAGGAGCACGGGTTCGCCGGGTGGTTCGAGACGTCGGCCAAGGAGAACGTCAACATCGAGGAAGCGGCCAAATCGTTAGTCAATAAG ATTTTAATGAATGACAAACTGCTAAACACCGGTGAGGTCGCCGATTCGGAACGGTTTGCGCTGGCCGGTAGCAGTAAGGCTGACGTTGACCAGAAAAAGTCCTGTCCCTGCTGA
- the LOC131206250 gene encoding uncharacterized protein LOC131206250 isoform X2: MDRSPARSSLSRVDSEDSPVEFITVADSDMSDVSPATPEKKPKKKRSGLSFKKIRSNAQKLIPGVRRTKKSSAVEGESAGVVTENERDTDTPSPPAAPIETVEPATLKSTESLPAIKEDPREVLGGTRSDEDMLAADGKARQKKVRKPSRAASFMKKLAGRAKSSKVAPNASAEPEADAVSSGTLETPLSIKRQTPEGAILNVSESELYPDAMDGDEGTSVDPPQPAVSLLIRQLEAEPRTLRPKRTEMKITLTRNTDDIEIIDGGGDGGGPATTNIETSNGRLRSAGGGGGGVHRQSPQNESSSLSSSAKPISPFPQPAAAAEPIATATTTTQSGAAIAKESFGVEQSSVTQSRPTVSADQQRLSSLLSGDYIAEINKFSIEKLGSGKEELPPPPVPSPRGSLSIREKFFHPLAPPSAATAAASSSVSTSVVVGGDESTEDFMRKSKGAAAAAGRSKGGGATGKGQASKDQTVEQSGAGGEVAAGSNSSGGGGAEGPTTTTTTTVRTQEASKPYQLGNSLKNPNNSGFKSIEGGPSAAGSSADSGRQDDGPAPKIVFDIGTQVRPDRTSTIAGQSVVGQTLTAPLVGEGGGGGSGALSGTFSSFGGSYDGAEPASDSQGDGSRRRIAYVEQPTFYTPEEEELLTGKASSLLSSALESTSPEYSLESADYLDSKMPPHGDLLLEKGATDREANMAGTAPAEKREHLYKILVIGELGTGKTSFIKRYVHQFFSQNYRATIGVDFALKVLNWDQSTIIRLQLWDIAGQERFGNMTRVYYKEAVGAFIVFDVTRSATFDAVIKWKQDLDSKVQLPDGKPIPCILLANKSDQQKQGIVTTPAKLDEYVKEHGFAGWFETSAKENVNIEEAAKSLVNKILMNDKLLNTGEVADSERFALAGSSKADVDQKKSCPC, encoded by the exons ATGGACCGATCACCGGCACGATCATCGCTCTCCCGAGTGGACTCGGAGGACAGTCCGGTCGAGTTTATTACCGTAGCCGACTCGGACATGTCGGATGTGTCGCCCGCCACCCCGGagaagaaaccgaagaagaagcgcagTGGCCTCTCGTTCAAGAAGATCCGCAGCAACGCTCAGAAGCTCATCCCGGGCGTACGGCGGACCAAGAAATCCAGCGCCGTCGAGGGCGAGTCTGCCGGTGTCGTCACGGAGAATGAGCGCGACACGGACACTCCATCACCGCCAGCGGCGCCGATCGAAACGGTGGAACCGGCCACCCTGAAGTCCACCGAAAGTCTGCCCGCCATCAAGGAGGACCCGCGGGAGGTGCTGGGTGGTACCCGGTCGGACGAGGACATGTTGGCCGCCGATGGGAAAGCGCGCCAGAAGAAGGTCCGCAAACCGAGCCGGGCCGCCAGCTTCATGAAGAAGCTGGCCGGGCGAGCCAAATCGTCCAAGGTGGCACCCAACGCCAGCGCGGAGCCCGAAGCGGACGCCGTATCGTCCGGAACGCTCGAGACACCGCTCAGCATCAAGCGCCAAACGCCCGAGGGGGCCATCTTGAACGTGTCCGAGTCGGAACTGTACCCGGATGCTATGGATGGGGACGAGGGTACGTCGGTGGACCCACCGCAACCGGCGGTGTCGCTGCTGATCCGGCAGCTCGAAGCCGAACCGAGGACACTGCGACCCAAGCGGACCGAAATGAAAATCACACTCACCCGGAACACGGACGACATCGAGatcatcgacggcggcggtgacggcggtggcccggcCACGACGAACATTGAAACCAGTAATG GTCGGCTTCGGagcgctggcggcggcggcggcggtgttcATCGTCAATCGCCCCAGAATgaatcgtcgtcgctgtcatCGTCGGCTAAACCAATTAGTCCGTTCCCtcagccggcagcagcagcagaaccgaTTGCGACGGCGACTACGACGACGCAATCGGGCGCCGCGATCGCGAAGGAATCATTCGGTGTCGAGCAGTCGAGCGTCACGCAGTCGCGGCCGACGGTTAGCGCGGATCAGCAGCGGTTGTCGAGCTTGCTGAGCGGTGACTACATAGCGGAGATCAATAAGTTTTCGATCGAGAAACTCGGCTCGGGCAAGGAGgagctgccaccgccaccggtaccgTCCCCGCGCGGTTCGCTGTCGAtacgggaaaagtttttccacccattAGCGCCCCCCTCGGCCGCGACCGctgcggcgtcgtcgtcggtgtcaacgtcggtcgtcgtcggcggcgacgagaGTACGGAGGATTTTATGAGGAAATCGAAGGgagccgccgcagcagcaggccgcTCGAAGGGAGGTGGTGCCACCGGCAAAGGCCAGGCCAGCAAGGACCAGACGGTGGAGCAGAGTGGTGCAGGCGGAGAAGTAGCAGCAGGGAGCAAcagcagtggtggtggtggtgctgaaggcccaacgacgacgacaacgacgacggtgcgcaCGCAGGAAGCGTCCAAACCGTACCAGCTCGGCAACAGTCTGAAGAACCCGAACAATTCCGGATTTAAGTCGATCGAAGGAGGACCTTCCGCCGCGGGAAGCAGTGCCGATTCGGGCCGGCAGGACGACGGCCCGGCGCCGAAGATCGTGTTCGATATCGGAACGCAGGTACGCCCCGATAGAACCTCCACCATCGCCGGTCAGTCCGTCGTCGGTCagacgctcacggcgccccTAGTCGGCGaggggggcggcggcggcagtggtgCCCTTTCCGGGACGTTCTCCTCGTTCGGGGGCTCGTACGACGGCGCGGAGCCGGCCAGTGACAGCCAGGGCGACGGGTCGCGGCGACGCATAGCGTACGTTGAGCAGCCGACCTTCTACACGCCCGAGGAGGAGGAACTGCTCACCGGCAAAGCGTCGTCCCTGCTGTCGAGTGCGCTCGAGTCCACCAGCCCCGAGTACTCGCTAGAATCGGCCGACTATCTCGACAGCAAAATGCCCCCGCACGGTGATTTACTGCTCGAGAAGGgggccaccgaccgggaa GCAAACATGGCAGGAACGGCACCGGCCGAGAAGCGGGAGCATCTCTACAAAATCCTCGTCATCGGTGAGCTCGGGACGGGCAAAACGTCGTTCATCAAGCGGTACGTGCACCAGTTCTTTAGCCAAAACTATCGCGCCACGATCGGGGTGGATTTTGCGCTGAAGGTGCTCAACTGGGACCAGAGCACCATCATCCGGCTGCAGCTGTGGGATATTGCCG GCCAAGAGCGGTTCGGTAACATGACACGAGTGTACTACAAGGAAGCGGTCGGTGCGTTCATCGTGTTTGACGTGACGCGCAGTGCCACCTTCGATGCGGTGATCAAGTGGAAGCAGGACCTCGACTCGAAAGTGCAGCTACCAGACGGCAAACCGATCCCGTGCATACTCTTAGCGAACAAG AGCGACCAGCAGAAGCAGGGAATCGTCACGACGCCGGCCAAGCTGGATGAGTACGTCAAGGAGCACGGGTTCGCCGGGTGGTTCGAGACGTCGGCCAAGGAGAACGTCAACATCGAGGAAGCGGCCAAATCGTTAGTCAATAAG ATTTTAATGAATGACAAACTGCTAAACACCGGTGAGGTCGCCGATTCGGAACGGTTTGCGCTGGCCGGTAGCAGTAAGGCTGACGTTGACCAGAAAAAGTCCTGTCCCTGCTGA